A region of Gemmatimonadaceae bacterium DNA encodes the following proteins:
- a CDS encoding aminotransferase class III-fold pyridoxal phosphate-dependent enzyme, which produces MTRPYPHIVTPPPGPLARAIVDRDREYTSHCYIKEYPLAIARGAGVMVEDVDGNRYLDFMAGIAVASTGY; this is translated from the coding sequence ATGACGCGCCCCTACCCGCACATCGTGACGCCGCCACCCGGGCCGCTCGCGCGCGCCATCGTCGATCGCGACCGGGAGTACACTTCGCACTGCTACATCAAGGAGTACCCGCTCGCCATCGCGCGAGGCGCCGGTGTGATGGTGGAGGACGTGGACGGCAACCGTTACCTCGACTTCATGGCCGGCATCGCCGTCGCGTCCACGGGCTACG
- a CDS encoding ABC-F family ATP-binding cassette domain-containing protein, protein MTLLSLAGVGVSFGATELFTNVTFTVAQGERWGVIGRNGAGKSSIFKLITGELKPTTGSVARKPGLRHALLDQHRAFEGATTVWDAGAAAWRDVIALEARIAEQAIAMGELGDRVTEALLERFGHDQERFADLGGYIYHARVDAVLQGLGFDAEESKVRSVASLSGGERGRVGLAAQLIAPADLLLLDEPTNHLDLDTTTWLQEWLLDASETVIVVSHDRAFLDAIATHIVHVEGRTSEWYKGNYSQFVPQRAERRLTRERELERQRAYVKKEEEYIRRNIAGVNSFQAKGKRKRLERLPRLAPPPGDPAAMSLQFEPAERGGDQVIAIRDLRVEVPGRVLVKDFSAVLRRNDFVALVGPNGAGKSSFISTIIGDRAPAGGEARIGGSITAAWFRQDLADLPLDKSLSDAIQDKRPLWNRGQVQNCLGAFGFSGEEIFREIRTLSGGERARMALALMTLSHANLLILDEPTNHLDVENIEVLEDALDESEGSVLLVSHDRAFLRAVATRVWAFDGTHLTDFDGPFVEWDPQEAHRARRTVGSGA, encoded by the coding sequence GTGACCCTTCTCTCTCTGGCCGGCGTCGGCGTCTCCTTCGGCGCCACGGAACTCTTCACGAACGTCACATTCACCGTCGCCCAGGGCGAACGGTGGGGCGTCATCGGCCGCAACGGCGCGGGCAAGTCGTCGATCTTCAAGCTCATCACCGGGGAACTCAAGCCCACGACCGGCAGCGTCGCGCGCAAGCCTGGCCTTCGGCACGCGTTGCTCGACCAGCATCGCGCGTTCGAGGGGGCGACGACGGTCTGGGACGCGGGCGCCGCGGCGTGGCGGGACGTCATCGCGCTGGAGGCGCGCATCGCGGAGCAGGCGATCGCGATGGGTGAACTCGGCGATCGCGTCACCGAGGCGTTGCTCGAGCGGTTCGGCCATGACCAGGAGCGCTTTGCCGATCTGGGTGGCTACATCTACCACGCGCGCGTCGATGCGGTGCTCCAGGGCCTGGGCTTCGACGCCGAAGAATCGAAAGTGCGCTCGGTGGCTTCGCTCTCCGGTGGCGAACGCGGGCGCGTCGGGCTCGCGGCCCAGCTCATCGCGCCGGCCGACCTGCTGCTGCTCGACGAACCGACGAACCACCTCGATCTGGACACGACCACGTGGCTCCAGGAATGGCTGCTCGACGCCAGTGAAACGGTCATCGTGGTCTCGCATGACCGTGCGTTCCTCGACGCGATTGCCACGCACATCGTGCACGTGGAAGGGCGAACGAGCGAGTGGTACAAGGGGAACTACTCCCAGTTTGTCCCACAGCGTGCCGAGCGTCGCCTGACGAGGGAGCGCGAGCTGGAGCGGCAGCGCGCGTACGTGAAGAAGGAGGAGGAGTACATCCGTCGCAACATCGCCGGCGTGAACTCGTTCCAGGCCAAGGGCAAGCGCAAGCGACTGGAGCGCCTGCCGCGGCTCGCGCCTCCACCCGGCGACCCCGCAGCGATGTCGCTGCAGTTCGAGCCCGCCGAACGTGGTGGCGACCAGGTGATCGCGATCAGGGATCTGCGGGTGGAGGTTCCCGGCCGAGTGCTCGTGAAAGACTTCTCGGCGGTGCTGCGACGGAACGACTTCGTCGCGCTCGTCGGACCCAATGGCGCCGGTAAATCGTCATTCATCTCGACCATCATCGGAGACCGGGCACCCGCTGGTGGCGAGGCGCGGATCGGCGGATCGATCACGGCCGCGTGGTTCCGCCAGGACCTGGCCGACCTTCCGCTCGACAAGTCGCTCTCCGACGCGATTCAGGACAAGCGGCCACTCTGGAACCGCGGCCAGGTGCAGAACTGCCTCGGCGCCTTCGGGTTCAGCGGTGAGGAGATCTTTCGCGAGATCCGGACGCTGAGCGGTGGCGAGCGCGCCCGCATGGCGCTCGCGCTCATGACACTCTCCCACGCGAACCTGCTCATTCTCGACGAGCCAACCAACCATCTCGACGTGGAGAACATCGAGGTCCTCGAGGACGCGCTCGACGAGTCTGAAGGGTCGGTGCTGCTGGTGAGTCACGATCGCGCGTTCCTGCGCGCGGTCGCGACTCGCGTCTGGGCCTTCGACGGTACGCACCTCACCGACTTCGACGGGCCGTTCGTCGAGTGGGACCCTCAGGAAGCGCACCGCGCGCGGCGCACGGTCGGGTCAGGCGCGTGA
- a CDS encoding PQQ-binding-like beta-propeller repeat protein produces the protein MRRRVRVGIGWTWLPFLMFAIGCRDDGVATGGDGTPALRPGEVTWTVPFPGRGLASFDDSTAFFLGRDHSVLAVDKRSGRERWRSRTGAPGDATLGFGSVVAGPNVVVADVDLFAFDRRSGAPAWRVGIPGAVLAQSIPTAHADTVFGGASNGQFVAIESRSGSLIWKVQPILGDTNVAYDPVYARGRLYGCLSNARTGVLVALESATGRTVWAAPLRQQRPLQSSRCIGWAAVGRDLVVVTSFTDGYIHAVDRESGAERWTAPNLAATQAGGDMRFGVIVGGTLVVGSSTGTVVGLDLATGAERWRTDTQRGSADAPLVADDSLVFVTHAGGQLAALRAETGEIVWRACNPLDRVGFCNYTAAVDMDRLYYAGLEAAYAIKK, from the coding sequence GTGAGGCGTCGCGTCCGCGTCGGGATCGGGTGGACCTGGCTGCCGTTCCTTATGTTCGCCATCGGCTGTCGCGACGACGGTGTGGCGACTGGAGGGGATGGCACCCCGGCACTCAGGCCGGGGGAGGTGACCTGGACCGTCCCGTTTCCCGGTCGCGGCCTCGCGTCGTTCGATGACTCGACCGCGTTCTTTCTCGGTCGCGACCACAGCGTGCTCGCGGTTGACAAACGCAGCGGCCGCGAGCGCTGGCGGAGCCGGACGGGCGCGCCGGGGGACGCGACCTTGGGCTTCGGCTCGGTGGTGGCCGGGCCCAATGTCGTCGTCGCCGACGTCGACCTGTTCGCGTTCGATCGGCGGTCCGGCGCACCGGCGTGGCGAGTCGGCATTCCAGGGGCCGTGCTCGCCCAGTCGATTCCGACGGCCCACGCGGACACAGTCTTCGGTGGGGCGAGCAACGGACAGTTTGTCGCCATCGAGTCGCGGAGCGGGAGCCTCATCTGGAAGGTCCAGCCCATCCTCGGCGATACCAACGTCGCGTATGACCCAGTGTATGCCCGTGGGCGCCTGTACGGCTGCCTCTCGAACGCACGGACCGGCGTCCTGGTCGCCCTCGAGAGCGCGACGGGAAGGACCGTCTGGGCGGCGCCGCTGCGGCAACAGCGCCCGCTGCAGTCGTCGCGCTGTATCGGTTGGGCGGCGGTTGGCCGCGATCTGGTGGTGGTGACGTCCTTCACCGATGGCTACATCCACGCGGTGGACCGAGAGTCAGGTGCTGAGCGATGGACGGCGCCGAATCTTGCGGCAACGCAAGCTGGAGGCGACATGCGCTTTGGAGTGATCGTCGGAGGGACGCTCGTCGTCGGGTCGTCGACTGGCACCGTCGTCGGGCTGGATCTCGCGACCGGTGCGGAACGGTGGCGCACGGATACGCAGCGAGGCTCCGCCGATGCACCACTCGTGGCTGACGATAGCCTCGTATTTGTTACGCATGCGGGAGGGCAGTTGGCCGCGCTCCGCGCCGAGACCGGAGAAATCGTGTGGCGGGCTTGCAACCCGCTCGACAGAGTAGGGTTCTGCAACTACACGGCCGCCGTTGATATGGACCGCCTGTACTACGCCGGCCTGGAGGCCGCCTACGCCATCAAGAAGTAG
- a CDS encoding alpha/beta fold hydrolase, whose translation MTTRSVWRASVTSALTAMLASTAALAQQRIGLIHGFNSSGSTWQLTEQRLVQEFGSRIQVYRPNLPDNSTYEAQGVVLAYNTAGWPNGGIFVGHSNGGIASRMASRYAPATHRGIVTVGTPHGGAPLFGNAGAVAGLVMQTGVELAHPISHFNTILGGADNQTTLVWIEALTYTGLLAQATSFVVDGFLGLMSGELRTQMAPGSAFNANLNHDTTLTREAAEMPQGRFGIMSVVPQIGGYLCGLWASQSSCAYAQYALADLYEATYWYYLLYSNPQNAAMEYQAHYFAFEWMYGTMALWHLDEVYCGLYTGVPYSCVGDSVVGLEKAMYPGVPQRVVNNGPNHFGETASLEVHERIAELFRAGAPLAIP comes from the coding sequence ATGACCACTCGGAGCGTGTGGCGCGCCAGCGTCACGAGCGCACTCACGGCAATGCTGGCGTCGACGGCGGCCCTTGCGCAGCAGCGCATTGGCCTGATTCATGGGTTCAACTCGTCAGGCAGCACGTGGCAACTCACCGAGCAGCGCCTGGTGCAGGAGTTTGGCTCGCGCATCCAGGTGTATCGGCCGAACCTGCCGGACAATTCGACATACGAGGCGCAGGGGGTGGTGCTGGCGTACAATACCGCCGGGTGGCCGAACGGGGGCATCTTCGTGGGGCACAGCAACGGCGGGATCGCGAGCCGCATGGCAAGTCGGTACGCGCCGGCCACGCACCGGGGTATCGTAACGGTGGGCACGCCGCACGGTGGGGCACCGCTGTTTGGCAACGCGGGTGCGGTGGCCGGGCTCGTGATGCAGACGGGGGTGGAGCTGGCCCATCCGATCAGCCACTTCAATACCATTCTGGGTGGCGCGGACAACCAGACGACGCTGGTGTGGATCGAAGCGCTGACCTACACCGGCTTGTTGGCGCAGGCGACGAGCTTTGTGGTGGATGGATTTCTCGGACTGATGAGCGGGGAACTCCGCACGCAAATGGCTCCGGGGTCGGCCTTCAACGCGAACCTCAATCACGATACGACGCTGACGCGCGAGGCCGCCGAGATGCCGCAGGGGCGGTTCGGGATCATGTCGGTCGTGCCGCAGATCGGTGGGTACCTGTGCGGGTTGTGGGCGAGCCAGTCGAGCTGCGCCTACGCGCAGTATGCGCTGGCCGACCTGTACGAGGCGACGTATTGGTACTACCTGCTCTACAGCAATCCGCAGAATGCGGCGATGGAGTATCAGGCGCACTACTTCGCGTTCGAGTGGATGTACGGGACGATGGCGCTCTGGCACCTGGACGAGGTGTACTGCGGGCTGTACACGGGTGTGCCGTACTCGTGTGTCGGGGATTCGGTGGTGGGGCTGGAGAAGGCGATGTATCCAGGCGTGCCGCAGCGTGTGGTCAACAACGGCCCGAACCACTTCGGCGAGACGGCCAGTCTCGAGGTGCACGAGCGCATTGCCGAGCTCTTTAGGGCCGGCGCTCCGCTTGCGATCCCGTGA
- a CDS encoding zinc-dependent metalloprotease, translated as MTHLRTAIVLATSALLIGGCRGAQTPPTPAPRPTNNAAPQPGDSAARAQQAGQPPAGAQQQGAAPGEPAPRPYNRVVTPNAKSRNGLFRTHQVGSRLLFEIPRAALDKELLLVVRGRAVPVNAGYGGQEIGQRRVVKWERRDNRILLRGISYATVADSAHPMSVAVRNSNNNVVLAAFNVDAYGPDSAAVIDVTRLYTNPPTEIGGGNQFRGTPDPTRSFIEKVLSFPENVEVEALLTLPPPPGAAPAAANPFQQAATGTASVVLHWSMVKLPERPMMPRLADKRIGFFSLSQLDYSRPEQRAQEREYIVRWRLEKKDPNAAKSEPIKPITYYVDPATPDWLKPYVKKGIEAWQPAFEEAGFIRGIVAADAPRNDPDWAPEDARYSVVRWLPSTVENAQGPNVNDPRTGEILESDIYMYHNIMTLQRWWYFSQVGHLDPRARMWPFPDSLMGRLVEFVVAHEVGHTLGYQHDQKGSATYPVDSVRSRTWVARMGHSPSIMDYSRFNYTAQPSDNIPLEDLIPRIGPWDRYITRWGYTPIPSARSSDDEWATLDRWSREQDASPWLRFNMSDSRGADPGDHSEAVGDADAVKATGWGIQSIKQVVPLLVPATVRDGQNYDDLTDGYGRVIGQWATELTHVADVIASTEAQEKYAGQSGPRYRPLSRTRQADAVRFLNEHAFATPTYFLLPDILRVIEVEGAIRRINQAQSRVLNSVFNDRKLERLIEFEALATNKADAYALTDLVRDVRRGIFSELSQGNVQIDAYRRELQRSLITAMGNKVNPPPVTLPAGLPANLAANFGPARATSDIRAVFRAELAALDADLRAALGRARDAITRAHIDDARNRIALILDPNG; from the coding sequence ATGACGCACCTTCGCACGGCCATCGTCCTCGCCACCTCAGCCCTGCTGATCGGCGGGTGCCGCGGCGCCCAAACACCTCCCACGCCAGCGCCGCGTCCGACAAACAACGCCGCGCCGCAACCCGGTGACAGCGCCGCGCGCGCCCAACAGGCCGGCCAGCCGCCCGCCGGAGCGCAGCAACAGGGAGCGGCACCAGGTGAACCGGCGCCCCGTCCCTACAATCGCGTCGTGACGCCAAATGCGAAGAGCCGCAATGGTCTCTTCCGCACGCACCAGGTCGGGAGCCGTCTTCTGTTCGAGATCCCGCGAGCGGCCCTCGACAAGGAGCTGCTCCTCGTGGTCCGGGGACGGGCGGTGCCTGTCAACGCGGGCTACGGCGGCCAGGAGATCGGCCAGCGTCGCGTGGTGAAGTGGGAGCGTCGCGACAATCGCATTCTCCTCCGTGGAATCTCGTACGCGACCGTGGCCGATTCGGCGCATCCCATGTCGGTCGCCGTACGCAACTCCAACAACAACGTCGTGCTCGCCGCGTTCAACGTCGACGCCTACGGCCCGGACAGCGCCGCCGTGATCGACGTGACGCGCCTCTACACGAACCCGCCCACGGAGATCGGGGGCGGCAACCAGTTCCGCGGGACGCCGGACCCGACGCGTTCGTTCATCGAGAAGGTGCTGTCGTTCCCCGAGAACGTCGAAGTCGAGGCGCTACTCACGCTGCCGCCGCCACCGGGCGCGGCACCGGCCGCGGCCAACCCGTTCCAGCAGGCGGCCACCGGCACGGCGTCGGTTGTGCTGCACTGGTCGATGGTCAAGCTGCCCGAGCGGCCGATGATGCCTCGGCTGGCCGACAAGCGCATCGGCTTCTTCTCGCTCTCACAGCTCGACTACAGCCGACCCGAGCAGCGGGCGCAGGAACGCGAGTACATCGTGCGCTGGCGCCTGGAGAAGAAGGATCCTAACGCCGCAAAGTCGGAGCCGATCAAGCCGATCACGTACTACGTGGACCCGGCCACGCCGGACTGGCTCAAGCCCTACGTGAAGAAGGGCATCGAAGCGTGGCAGCCGGCGTTCGAGGAAGCGGGCTTCATCCGCGGCATCGTGGCGGCCGACGCGCCGCGCAACGATCCGGACTGGGCGCCCGAAGACGCGCGCTACTCCGTCGTCCGCTGGCTCCCGTCCACGGTGGAGAACGCCCAGGGCCCCAACGTGAACGACCCGCGCACGGGCGAGATCCTGGAGTCGGACATCTACATGTACCACAACATCATGACGCTGCAGCGCTGGTGGTACTTCTCGCAGGTCGGACACCTCGACCCACGGGCGCGCATGTGGCCGTTCCCGGACTCGCTCATGGGTCGCCTCGTGGAGTTCGTCGTGGCGCACGAGGTGGGCCACACGCTCGGCTATCAGCACGACCAGAAGGGCAGCGCCACGTATCCGGTCGACTCGGTGCGGTCGCGCACGTGGGTGGCGCGCATGGGCCACTCGCCGTCGATCATGGACTACTCGCGGTTCAACTACACCGCCCAACCGAGCGACAACATCCCGCTCGAGGATCTGATCCCGCGCATCGGGCCATGGGACCGCTACATCACGCGCTGGGGCTACACGCCGATCCCCTCGGCGCGGTCCTCGGACGATGAGTGGGCAACGCTCGACCGGTGGTCGCGCGAGCAGGATGCCTCGCCCTGGCTGCGCTTCAACATGTCGGACTCACGCGGCGCCGATCCCGGTGATCACAGCGAGGCGGTGGGCGACGCCGATGCGGTGAAGGCCACCGGATGGGGTATCCAGAGCATCAAGCAGGTCGTCCCGCTGCTCGTCCCGGCCACCGTGCGCGACGGTCAGAACTACGACGACCTCACCGACGGGTACGGCCGCGTCATCGGACAGTGGGCCACCGAGCTGACGCACGTCGCCGACGTGATCGCGTCCACCGAGGCGCAGGAGAAGTATGCCGGACAGAGCGGGCCGCGGTACCGGCCGCTCTCGCGCACGCGCCAGGCCGACGCGGTGCGGTTCCTCAACGAACACGCGTTCGCCACACCGACGTATTTCCTGCTGCCGGACATCCTCCGGGTCATCGAGGTCGAGGGCGCCATTCGCCGCATCAACCAGGCGCAGAGCCGCGTGCTCAACTCCGTCTTCAACGACCGAAAGCTGGAGCGGCTCATCGAGTTCGAGGCCCTGGCCACCAACAAGGCCGATGCCTACGCGCTCACCGACCTCGTGCGTGACGTGCGGCGCGGCATCTTCTCCGAGCTCTCGCAGGGCAACGTGCAGATCGATGCCTATCGTCGTGAGCTGCAGCGTTCGCTCATCACCGCGATGGGCAACAAGGTGAACCCGCCGCCGGTCACGCTCCCGGCCGGACTGCCGGCGAACCTGGCGGCGAACTTCGGACCGGCGCGCGCCACGAGTGATATTCGTGCGGTCTTTCGCGCAGAGCTCGCCGCGCTCGACGCCGACCTGCGCGCGGCGTTGGGCCGTGCGCGCGACGCGATCACGCGTGCGCACATCGACGATGCGCGCAACCGCATTGCCCTGATCCTCGACCCGAACGGCTGA
- a CDS encoding thioredoxin domain-containing protein, translating into MRIVEWSAAVSAICAVLVTGLVVRERLADPEPQRPETQDLEILRSWGQYAETGHSRGPRAAPATLVEFSDFECPFCRELSALVRVLETREPGRIRRVFRHYPLRTHPYARTAALASECAAEDGRFWEYHDSVFASAGPLDFAALTRIARDIGVRDVRLFTQCLRTQKHAGRISQDSAAAATLAITGTPLVIVNGRIVRGAPSLPVLDSLLRLGPPSR; encoded by the coding sequence ATGCGGATCGTTGAATGGTCTGCCGCCGTTAGTGCGATCTGTGCCGTCCTTGTTACGGGACTGGTTGTAAGAGAGCGGTTGGCGGATCCGGAACCTCAGCGGCCTGAGACACAGGATCTGGAGATCTTGAGATCATGGGGCCAATACGCCGAAACGGGGCACTCCCGCGGGCCTCGTGCGGCGCCCGCAACACTCGTGGAGTTTTCGGACTTCGAATGTCCGTTCTGTCGCGAGCTCTCCGCGCTGGTGCGCGTGCTGGAGACGAGGGAGCCAGGACGGATCAGACGAGTATTCCGGCATTATCCGCTACGGACGCATCCTTACGCGCGCACCGCTGCGCTCGCATCCGAGTGCGCTGCCGAGGATGGGCGATTCTGGGAGTACCATGACTCCGTGTTCGCGAGCGCCGGCCCGCTTGATTTCGCTGCGCTCACCAGAATTGCGCGCGACATCGGAGTGAGGGATGTGCGCCTGTTCACGCAGTGCCTTCGCACACAGAAGCACGCCGGCCGAATCTCGCAGGACAGTGCGGCAGCGGCTACGCTGGCCATCACCGGGACGCCGCTGGTGATTGTGAATGGCCGAATCGTCCGCGGAGCTCCAAGCCTCCCCGTGCTGGACAGTTTGCTGCGCCTCGGCCCTCCCAGCCGGTGA
- a CDS encoding RNA polymerase sigma-70 factor: MDSLVHGAPSLPDTPLTEGAAAADRAADAELLRRLRQGDERALEVVFRAHYPSMVAVVRRIVFAPDVSEELVQDVFFKLWTKREQLAEIDALKTYLYRAARNTALNHLRRLKLEQAHEEREAAKGEPATTDATDDSATTGELADAVRAAIDRLPARCREIFLMSRDGGLTYVEIAAELGISVKTVETQMGRALKSLRLSLRQFRSE, encoded by the coding sequence GTGGATTCCCTCGTTCACGGAGCGCCGAGCCTGCCGGACACCCCCCTCACCGAGGGAGCGGCTGCTGCTGACCGGGCGGCAGACGCGGAGTTGCTCCGTCGGCTGCGCCAGGGCGATGAGCGCGCGCTCGAGGTGGTGTTTCGCGCCCACTACCCGTCCATGGTCGCGGTGGTCCGCCGCATCGTGTTTGCGCCGGACGTGTCCGAGGAACTGGTCCAGGATGTGTTCTTCAAGCTGTGGACCAAGCGCGAGCAGCTCGCCGAGATCGATGCGCTCAAGACCTATCTCTACCGGGCGGCCCGCAACACGGCGCTCAACCATCTCCGGCGGCTCAAGCTCGAGCAGGCGCATGAGGAGCGCGAGGCGGCCAAGGGTGAGCCGGCCACTACGGATGCGACGGACGATTCGGCGACCACCGGTGAGCTTGCGGACGCGGTTCGGGCGGCGATCGATCGGCTCCCCGCGCGCTGCCGTGAGATCTTCCTCATGAGCCGCGACGGGGGGCTGACCTACGTGGAGATTGCCGCGGAGCTGGGGATTTCGGTCAAGACGGTGGAGACCCAGATGGGGCGCGCGCTCAAGTCGCTCCGGTTGTCCCTGCGCCAGTTCCGGTCAGAATAG
- a CDS encoding FecR domain-containing protein: MTGSVIWSTVRAIRGAEPAAGTVASVAARTGIAERAVVKLPDGSEVQLGPASSLETRSGFGQGARDVELTGEAVFTVTHDASRPFRVHSGEAVIEDLGTRFVVRAVMDEPLRVAVSEGSVSIGRADSPRARHAVLNPRDVAVLGSTGDAVVTRGVDVERYSTWAGERAELVFDNVPLRAVFRELERWYDVRFDVTDASVLDRTFTAPVTGLSIDAVLQVMSTALALPFEREGKVVRLSPPVRTGLAVQEGAQVGGGA, from the coding sequence GTGACTGGGTCGGTCATCTGGTCGACCGTTCGCGCGATCCGAGGAGCGGAACCGGCCGCGGGTACCGTCGCAAGCGTCGCTGCCAGGACAGGCATCGCGGAGCGAGCGGTCGTCAAGCTGCCGGACGGCTCCGAAGTTCAGCTCGGGCCAGCCAGTTCGCTCGAGACTCGCTCAGGGTTCGGACAGGGCGCCCGCGACGTCGAGCTCACCGGCGAAGCGGTCTTCACGGTCACGCACGACGCCTCCCGACCGTTCCGGGTGCACTCGGGCGAGGCGGTGATCGAGGACCTCGGAACCCGGTTCGTGGTACGAGCCGTGATGGATGAGCCACTCCGCGTCGCGGTGAGCGAGGGATCGGTTTCGATTGGTCGAGCCGATTCGCCCAGGGCCCGCCACGCGGTGCTGAATCCCCGTGACGTCGCGGTGCTCGGTAGCACGGGCGACGCGGTGGTCACGCGCGGCGTCGACGTCGAGCGATACAGCACATGGGCCGGCGAGCGCGCCGAGTTGGTCTTTGACAACGTGCCGTTGCGCGCGGTGTTCAGGGAGCTGGAGCGGTGGTACGACGTGCGGTTCGACGTCACCGACGCGTCGGTACTCGACCGGACGTTTACTGCACCGGTCACGGGACTCTCGATCGACGCCGTCCTGCAGGTGATGAGCACGGCGCTCGCGCTTCCGTTCGAGCGAGAGGGCAAGGTCGTGCGTCTCTCGCCGCCGGTGCGTACGGGCCTGGCGGTGCAGGAAGGTGCGCAGGTCGGGGGCGGTGCGTGA